Proteins encoded in a region of the Polyodon spathula isolate WHYD16114869_AA chromosome 41, ASM1765450v1, whole genome shotgun sequence genome:
- the LOC121305053 gene encoding uncharacterized protein LOC121305053 — MNPHSQTDPCNLHCSGNHTIMNPHSQTDPCNLHCSGNHTTMNPHSQTDPCNLHCSGNHTTMNPHSQTDPCNLHCSGNHTIMNPHSQTDPCNLHCSGNHTTMNPHSQTDPCNLHCSGNHTTMNPHSQTDPCNLHCSGNHTTMNPHSQTDPCNLHCSGNHTTMNPHSQTDPCNLHCSGNHTTMNPHSQTDPCNLHCSGNHTTMNPHSQTDPCNLHCSGNHTTMNPHSQTDPSNLHCSGNHTTMNPHSQTDPCNLHCSGNHTTMNPHSQTDPCNLHCSGNHTTMNPHSQTDPCNLHCSGNHTTMNPHSQTDPCNLHCSGNHTIMNPHSQTDPCNLHCSGNHTIMNPHSQTDPCNLHCSGNHTIMNPHSQTDPCNLHCSGNHTIMNPHSQTDPCNLHCSGNFERGFTSILFPLTINPILLLSRCSQTM, encoded by the coding sequence ATGAACCCACACAGCCAGACTGACCCCTGCAACCTGCACTGCTCAGGTAATCACACTATAATGAACCCACACAGCCAGACTGACCCCTGCAACCTGCACTGCTCAGGTAATCACACTACAATGAACCCACACAGCCAGACTGACCCCTGCAACCTGCACTGCTCAGGTAATCACACTACAATGAACCCACACAGCCAGACTGACCCCTGCAACCTGCACTGCTCAGGTAATCACACTATAATGAACCCACACAGCCAGACTGACCCCTGCAACCTGCACTGCTCAGGTAATCACACTACAATGAACCCACACAGCCAGACTGACCCCTGCAACCTGCACTGCTCAGGTAATCACACTACAATGAACCCACACAGCCAGACTGACCCCTGCAACCTGCACTGCTCAGGTAATCACACTACAATGAACCCACACAGCCAGACTGACCCCTGCAACCTGCACTGCTCAGGTAATCACACTACAATGAACCCACACAGCCAGACTGACCCCTGCAACCTGCACTGCTCAGGTAATCACACTACAATGAACCCACACAGCCAGACTGACCCCTGCAACCTGCACTGCTCAGGTAATCACACTACAATGAACCCACACAGCCAGACTGACCCCTGCAACCTGCACTGCTCAGGTAATCACACTACAATGAACCCACACAGCCAGACTGACCCCTCCAACCTGCACTGCTCAGGTAATCACACTACAATGAACCCACACAGCCAGACTGACCCCTGCAACCTGCACTGCTCAGGTAATCACACTACAATGAACCCACACAGCCAGACTGACCCCTGCAACCTGCACTGCTCAGGTAATCACACTACAATGAACCCACACAGCCAGACTGACCCCTGCAACCTGCACTGCTCAGGTAATCACACTACAATGAACCCACACAGCCAGACTGACCCCTGCAACCTGCACTGCTCAGGTAATCACACTATAATGAACCCACACAGCCAGACTGACCCCTGCAACCTGCACTGCTCAGGTAATCACACTATAATGAACCCACACAGCCAGACTGACCCCTGCAACCTGCACTGCTCAGGTAATCACACTATAATGAACCCACACAGCCAGACTGACCCCTGCAACCTGCACTGCTCAGGTAATCACACTATAATGAACCCACACAGCCAGACTGACCCCTGCAACCTGCACTGCTCAGGTAACTTTGAAAGAGGTTTTACATCCATTTTATTCCCTCTTACTATTAATCCAATCTTATTACTGAGTCGCTGTTCACAGACCATGTGA